The Salvelinus alpinus chromosome 10, SLU_Salpinus.1, whole genome shotgun sequence genome includes the window CAGATTTGGAAGGCACAGTACAACCCATTAGTGTCTGACTTgcagcttgtctctcaattttgATAATGAGAGCCATTGCTCTGCTTTAATTGGGTTAGTTATAGAGGTGGATGACAGATAGATCTGGAGAGAGGGTCTGAGTGCGGTGAAGGCTACAGTACTGAAATAACATCATGCATCACAAGCTGGAAAAAATATTCAGAAAGTGTTGAAATACGGGAAATAGAGATGATTTTCCAGAATGTCCGTTAAGCTTTTGAATCCTAACACCATTGCAATACTGTACCATTTGCCTGTCAGGCtaaaataaattcaggagtattCCCCACCATCACTATATCTGAGTGTATGCACTTCTAGCCCTTGTCATTAGGATATATGGTCTGGCACTACATATTAGTAAATTCCTCACCAGtaatgtacatacagtgcatttagaaagtattcagaccccttgactcttactacattttgttacgttacagctgtattctaaaatggattacattttttggggCTCAATCTAcaaaaacaataccccataatgacaaagcaaaaacaggtttagaaattttgctaaattatataaaaataaaaacaggaaatatcacatttacataagtattcagaccctttaatcagtactttgttgaagcaccgttggcagcgattacagcatcgagtcttcttgggtaggatgctacaagcttgttacacctgtatttggggagtttttcccattcttctctgcagatcctctcaagctctgtcaggttggatggagagaattgctgcacagctattttcaggtctctccagagatgttcgattggattcatccgggctctggctgggccactcaagaacattgagacttgtcccgaagccactcctgcgttgtcttggctgtgtgcttagggtcgttgtcctgttggaaggtgaaccttcgccccagtctgagatcctgagcgctctggagcaggttttcatcaaggatctctgtactttgctccgttcatctttgcctcgatcctgactagtctcccagtccctgccactgaaaaacacccccacagcatgatgctgccaccaacatgcttcaccgtagggatggagccagatttcctccagacttgacacttggcattcaggccaaaattcaatcttggttacatcagaacagagaatcttgtttatgatggtctgagagtctttagggtacttttggcaaactccaagcgggctgtcatgtgccttttactgagaagtagcttccatctggccactcaacCAGTCTGGCCaactgattggtagagtgctgcagagatagttgttcttctggaagtttctcccatctccacagaggaactctagagctctgtcagagtgaccatcggaatcttggtcacctccttgaccaaggcccttctaccccgattgcttagtttggctgggcggccagctctaggaaaagtctttggtggttccaaacttcttcaattgtAGAATGATGGCAtcctctgtgttcttggggaccttcaatgctgcagacatgttttggtacccttccccagatctgtgcctccacacaatgctgtctcggagctctactgacaattccttcgacctcatggcttggtttttactctgataggcactgtcaactgtgggacctttatatagacaggtgtatgtctttccaaataatgtccaatcaattgaatttaccacagatagactccaatcaagttgtagaaacatcaaggatgatcaatggaaacaagatgcacctgagctcaatttcaagcctcatagcaaagggtctgaatacttttgtaaataaggtatttattttgaatacatttgcaaaaatgtctaaactgtttttgctttgtcattatggggtattgtgtgtagattgctgagggaaaaaaacatttgattcattttagaataaggctaacgtaacaaattgtggaaaaagtcaaggggtctgaacactttccaaagGCAATGTACAGTACTTACATAACTCAGGCGCTTTGTTTTACACCCTGATGCGTGCTCATGTTTAAGTTTTGTCATCCGGTTGGTGTTGTGATGCGTAGGTGACTGATTGCAAACATTCTGCCGAAGAGTGAAAGGTCAGAGCAGCAGTTAGGGGATCAGAGAGAGTTACTGCGTCTGCTGCAGCAGGACTGATTTTCTGCCCCATTGAACACAGTCCAATAACCAACGAACGACATGTTAATCAACAGCCCAGTGGCTCAGACTGGCACATGGGAAGGTGGGTGGATGtacagtaaaataaaaatgtattcctCTTGACTTATCTTCAGCTATTTTGAGATAGTGTACAGTCTTTTTGGTATCGACACAGTGTGAAAATACAGCTTGGACCGATCACCACACTATGTCACAGTGCTTCTGCGTAGGAGGCAGTTTGATGGAGCTTGTTGTCTGTGTGTATTCTATCTGTGCCTCGTTTGATGGAGCTTGTTGTCTGTGTGTATTCTATCTGTGCCTCATATAATATCTGCATGCACAATTAGACGAGACCTGCGCTCCACTCTGCTGTGTAGAGGCTTTGTTGACCCAACGGGTATGAGACGTGGTAAAAAAGGCACACTAGAACTATTGGGATCTGTCAAACAGTGGCAGCATTAGCAGTGGCAGTATTGCCCGTAGAAAGGTTTACCTAATAAACACTGCACAGAGTAAACTGGTAAAAGACACACTCCCTTCCCAAGGCAGGCATTAGGGACCTGGCTGAGGTTTCTGACAGACTGCATCCTCGTTCCATCACAGTTTGTACTTTCGATAATCCTCGTCTTTCTCTCTTGCTTTGAAACAGCATACTGAGGACAAACTGGGCAGGATGGAAGGAAGGGGGAGAGTGGGATCATATATGAGTGCATtcctaacaccccccccccccccccaactcaaaCGAGCGTGGTCAGCTTGTCTATGAGGTCGTCGATGGTGTAGACCATGAGCCTGATGTCATCCTTCTCAGCCATGCGGTGCTGACCGTGGCGGCGGAGGATGACGTCCACGTCGGGGCTGAGGACGCGCTCGGCCACTTGCATGGAGATGTGCCAGGGCACGTCGTCGTCCTTCAGGCCGTGGATGAGCCTCACAGGGCAGGTGATGGGGAGGGGGCTCTGGAGGACACAATGGTTCTCCGCCTCGTTCAGGAAGCCAATAGTGAACGTGTAGGTGCCCTCCTCGCTGTGCTTGGTGGGCACAGTCAGCACGCCCTTCTCTTCAATCTCCTTACGCACCTGTGGTGAAATGGGACCAATtccaattaaaataaaataatgaattgACATTCACAGAGCATTTTATTTCAATTCACCACTCCCTGAATAGAAATGGAATTAGCGCCAACCCTGGTCATAACCACACATTATTTTATGATGTCCTCGCTCACCTCTAAAGACATTGACTTGAAGGCTGTGACAATGTGGTCTGCTGCCGTGGATATGCCCACCAGAGCTGCAGTCTTCTCCGGCCTGGCGATAGCTGCCAACAGCATGAGCCAGCCGCCCATACTGGACCCCACCATGATCTAAACAGAGAGACCATGGGGAAAGACATGATTACGTTAAAGATGCCTTGATCTAGGATAGGGAGCAATGGTACATAGAAATACCAACAGTTTGATATGGATTGCTTCGCTTGTCTCCTCATCTCCTTTCTTCCATTTGAACCGACTCTTCTGCAGAGAAGCACCATGGTCATCTAGCTATCGCTACAATGGACAGAAGTAGTTTCTAAAAACAGATGTGAATCTAACCAGGggaaattattttccaatcgttCCGTTCCGAGCACAACCCCTCTGTATTTCGTTCAGTTTGAATGTTCCAACCAGCATAGTAAAGAACTGGTTTGAGCCAGAAAAAAGTACCGGTTCATAGTTCCTTTTCGTACATTTTTCCCCCTGTGAACTCAACATACTGTAGCTTTTACATTTGTCATTAATTTACTCCGCCAATTAGTGTGGATGGAGAAGCTTGCTATGGAACGGTAAGCTAGTTGTTTACATGACATGAAGTGAATTGTAATGTGTTTAGGCTATTACTAGTATTATAACGTCACAAAATTACAGAATTACATACCAGATATTAAGACTATTTTGGGAACTATTTTTGAAATTATTAACCAGTTCTCAAAATTTGAAAATAACGGTAGTGTTCCAGAATACTAAAAGATCACTTTCGTTCCCGATTCAGTTTTTCCATTCCTGGAAAAAGGTTGTTATTTTTTCCGTCtttggttctgttccctgaatcAGTTCcaaatcatcatcatcacaaggACATTAGGAGTAATATGACTCTGGCCCTGCTAATGGGCTCATTCACTAGCTGTGTGTCTGATGAATGTCAAGAAGAGCCCTGAAGCCTGGCATGGGAGGCTATGCTATGCTACTCAGGTAATGATTGAACGGTGTGTGACGTGAACGTTACATGTTGGTGTGAGATTATATTTCATTTGTGTGACAGCGCCCACTTGTGGACACGTGACACTAACACCACCACCGTTTGAagtcaacaacactaatacacaACCACATTTGTTTTTATACAGATTCTAACTGAAATCTTACACAACAAATAGAGTAAATATTATGGAGGGCAAAATTAACAGGGCATATTTTGAAAGATCAAAGTCATGTAAGAGATGGTCTATAACTGGGTTATAAAGTCAAACCAGTCTTTGAGCTCTTCAAAGCAGATCTGAAAATACAAAACACTTTAATAATAAACTAAATCCAATACCAATTTGAATCCCACCAAATACACACATAAATACGAGCGTTATCTAAAGGCTAGTTTAGATATGATTCTAGATCCAGTGGAGAGTTCTTTCACCTGTGGACCCTCTGTTAGTTCATCCAACACGAAGAGGACATCTTTCTTCCAGGTGCCGATGGTCCCTTCAGCGAACACCCCCTCCGATAACCCATGGCCTGTGTAGTCAAACCTGGGGAACCACAAACACAACATGAGCTTGGAGGACCAGTCAGACATACAATAAAACATGGGGGAAAAAACCTGGCTACTAAGCTAGCATAAAAACTCAGagaacaagtctctcactgttgccgcttgctatagacctccctctgcccccagctgtgccctcaatcccatatgtgaattgattgccccccatctatcttctgagctcgtgctactaggtgacctaaactgggatatgcttaacaccccggccatcctacaatctaaacttgatgccttcaatctcacacaaattatcaatgaacctaccaggtacaactccaaatccgtaa containing:
- the LOC139531661 gene encoding palmitoyl-protein thioesterase ABHD10, mitochondrial-like; its protein translation is MAAVALKSCRKGLSHILRDGAVATLLPKALGGVRQKSSVQYATRPELPKLAYRRVKGKSPGVVFLPGYGSNMNGQKAEALEEFCRSLGHSYLRFDYTGHGLSEGVFAEGTIGTWKKDVLFVLDELTEGPQIMVGSSMGGWLMLLAAIARPEKTAALVGISTAADHIVTAFKSMSLEVRKEIEEKGVLTVPTKHSEEGTYTFTIGFLNEAENHCVLQSPLPITCPVRLIHGLKDDDVPWHISMQVAERVLSPDVDVILRRHGQHRMAEKDDIRLMVYTIDDLIDKLTTLV